The Kluyvera intermedia genome window below encodes:
- the degP gene encoding serine endoprotease DegP has protein sequence MKKTTLAMSALALSLSLALSPLSASAAETASSTASAAQPMPSLAPMLEKVMPSVVSINVEGSTTVNTPRMGRNFQQFFGDNSPFCQDGSPFQSSPFCQGGGPQGGNGGGNPQQQKFMALGSGVVIDAAKGYVVTNNHVVDNATVIKVQLSDGRKFDAKVVGKDPRSDIALIQIQDPKNLTAIKLADSDALRVGDYTVAIGNPFGLGETVTSGIVSALGRSGLNVENYENFIQTDAAINRGNSGGALVNLNGELIGINTAILAPDGGNIGIGFAIPSNMVKNLTDQMVKFGQVKRGELGIMGTELNSELAKAMKVDAQRGAFVSQVLPNSSAAKAGIKAGDVITTLNGKPISSFAALRAQVGTMPIGSKISLGLQRDGKPVTVEIELQQSSQNQVDSSSIFSGIEGAEMSNKGQDKGVVVSTVKAGTPAAQIGLKKGDVIVGANQQAVKNIAELRKILDSKPSVLALNIQRGDTSIYLLMQ, from the coding sequence ATGAAAAAAACCACGTTAGCAATGAGTGCACTGGCTCTTAGTTTAAGTCTGGCTCTGTCTCCGTTGTCCGCTAGCGCGGCCGAGACGGCATCTTCAACCGCGTCTGCTGCGCAGCCAATGCCGAGCCTGGCGCCGATGCTGGAAAAAGTGATGCCGTCTGTCGTCAGCATTAATGTTGAAGGCAGCACAACGGTAAATACCCCGCGCATGGGGCGTAACTTCCAGCAATTCTTTGGTGACAATTCACCATTCTGTCAGGACGGTTCACCGTTCCAGAGTTCTCCGTTCTGCCAGGGCGGTGGTCCTCAGGGCGGTAACGGCGGTGGCAACCCACAGCAGCAGAAATTTATGGCCCTGGGTTCTGGGGTGGTGATTGACGCGGCGAAAGGCTATGTCGTCACCAACAACCACGTGGTTGATAACGCCACCGTGATTAAGGTTCAGTTGAGCGATGGCCGCAAATTTGACGCGAAAGTGGTGGGTAAAGACCCGCGCTCTGATATTGCGCTGATCCAAATTCAGGATCCGAAAAACCTGACGGCGATTAAGCTGGCGGACTCTGACGCGTTGCGCGTCGGTGATTACACCGTGGCAATCGGTAACCCGTTTGGTCTGGGTGAAACCGTGACTTCCGGTATTGTTTCCGCGCTGGGCCGTAGCGGCCTGAACGTTGAAAACTATGAAAACTTTATTCAGACCGATGCGGCGATCAACCGGGGTAACTCCGGCGGCGCGCTGGTTAACCTCAACGGCGAGCTTATCGGTATTAACACCGCGATCCTCGCACCGGACGGCGGTAACATCGGTATCGGTTTTGCTATCCCAAGCAACATGGTGAAAAACCTGACTGACCAGATGGTGAAATTTGGTCAGGTTAAACGCGGTGAATTGGGCATTATGGGGACCGAGCTGAACTCTGAGCTGGCGAAAGCGATGAAAGTTGACGCTCAGCGCGGCGCGTTCGTAAGCCAGGTTCTGCCAAACTCTTCTGCGGCGAAAGCGGGTATTAAAGCCGGTGATGTGATTACCACGTTGAACGGCAAACCTATCAGCAGCTTTGCAGCACTGCGCGCGCAGGTAGGTACAATGCCAATCGGCAGCAAAATCAGCCTCGGCCTGCAGCGTGATGGTAAACCGGTGACGGTGGAAATCGAACTGCAGCAGAGCAGTCAGAATCAGGTTGATTCCAGCTCTATCTTCAGCGGTATTGAAGGTGCTGAGATGAGCAACAAGGGTCAGGATAAGGGCGTGGTCGTGAGCACCGTGAAGGCGGGTACGCCAGCGGCGCAAATTGGCCTGAAGAAAGGGGACGTTATTGTTGGCGCTAACCAGCAAGCGGTGAAAAACATCGCCGAGCTGCGTAAAATCCTCGATAGCAAACCTTCGGTATTGGCGCTGAATATCCAGCGTGGCGATACCTCTATCTACCTGTTGATGCAGTAA
- the dgt gene encoding dGTPase — protein MAKIDFRNKINWRRRYRSPQGVGSEHEVLRIFESDRGRIINSPAIRRLQQKTQVFPLERNAAVRTRLTHSLEVQQVGRYIAKEILSRLKEKNLLATYGLDELTGPFESVVEMACLMHDIGNPPFGHFGEAAINDWFSQRLAPKDARQQPQSHDRCEVIDLKLREGEDALNLLRSKVRQDLCHFEGNAQGIRLVHTLMRMNLTWAQVGCILKYTRPAWWANDVPKTHSYLMKKPGYYLAEEQYIERLRKELELAPYNRFPLTWIMEAADDISYCVADLEDAVEKRIFSVEQLYQHLYDAWPAHTKGSLFAQVVESAWDKSRANSLSRSAEDQFFMYLRVNTLNKLVPYAAQRFIDNLPQIFDGDFNHALLEDESSYSELLALYKNVAIKHVFSHPEVEQLELQGYRVIGGLLDIYAPLLKLSLSEFSELVEHERVRHLPIESRLFCKLSTRHRLAYVEAVNKISRDDVEFPVMEYYYRCRLLQDYISGMTDLYAWDEYRRLMAVE, from the coding sequence ATGGCTAAGATTGATTTCCGCAATAAAATTAACTGGCGTCGGCGCTATCGTTCACCTCAAGGCGTAGGTTCAGAACATGAAGTTCTGCGCATTTTTGAAAGCGATCGCGGGCGCATTATTAACTCGCCGGCTATTCGTCGTTTGCAGCAGAAAACGCAGGTATTCCCTCTGGAGCGCAATGCCGCAGTGCGCACACGTCTGACGCACTCGCTGGAAGTGCAGCAGGTGGGTCGCTATATTGCCAAAGAGATTCTGAGCCGCCTGAAAGAGAAAAATCTGCTCGCGACCTACGGACTTGATGAACTGACCGGGCCGTTTGAAAGCGTGGTTGAGATGGCGTGCCTGATGCATGACATTGGCAATCCGCCTTTTGGTCACTTTGGCGAGGCGGCGATCAACGACTGGTTTAGCCAGCGTCTGGCGCCGAAAGATGCACGGCAGCAGCCGCAAAGCCATGATCGCTGTGAAGTTATCGATCTCAAGCTGCGGGAAGGTGAAGACGCGCTTAACCTGCTGCGTAGCAAAGTACGGCAGGATTTGTGTCATTTTGAAGGGAATGCCCAGGGCATCCGCTTGGTACATACCCTGATGCGCATGAATCTGACCTGGGCGCAGGTAGGGTGTATTTTAAAATACACCCGTCCCGCCTGGTGGGCGAATGATGTACCGAAAACGCATAGCTACTTAATGAAAAAGCCGGGTTATTACCTGGCAGAAGAACAGTATATTGAGCGCCTGCGTAAAGAACTGGAGTTGGCGCCTTACAATCGTTTCCCATTAACCTGGATTATGGAAGCAGCGGATGATATTTCATATTGCGTTGCTGACCTTGAAGATGCAGTAGAAAAACGAATCTTTAGCGTTGAACAGCTTTACCAGCACTTATATGATGCCTGGCCCGCTCATACAAAAGGCTCGCTGTTCGCACAGGTTGTCGAGAGTGCGTGGGATAAATCTCGGGCGAATTCATTAAGTCGGAGTGCTGAAGATCAGTTCTTTATGTATTTGCGCGTGAATACATTAAATAAGCTGGTGCCGTATGCTGCACAGCGCTTTATCGATAATCTGCCGCAGATTTTTGATGGTGATTTTAATCACGCGCTTCTTGAAGATGAAAGTAGCTATAGCGAGTTATTGGCCTTATATAAAAATGTGGCAATAAAACATGTGTTTAGCCATCCGGAGGTCGAGCAGCTTGAATTGCAGGGCTACCGGGTGATCGGTGGTTTACTCGATATTTATGCGCCGCTGTTAAAATTATCGCTGAGTGAATTTAGTGAACTGGTTGAACATGAGCGAGTAAGGCACCTGCCAATAGAATCCCGGCTTTTTTGCAAGCTCTCAACGCGTCATCGTTTAGCTTACGTTGAGGCAGTTAATAAAATATCACGTGACGATGTGGAATTTCCGGTCATGGAATATTATTATCGCTGTCGCCTGCTTCAGGATTATATCAGCGGAATGACTGACCTCTACGCATGGGATGAATATCGTCGCTTGATGGCGGTAGAATAA
- the mtnN gene encoding 5'-methylthioadenosine/S-adenosylhomocysteine nucleosidase: MKIGIIGAMEEEVTLLRDKIENRQTITLGGSEIYTGQLNGVDVALLKSGIGKVAAAMGVTLLLERCQPDVIINTGSAGGLAPTLKVGDIVVSDEARYHDADVTAFGYEIGQMAGCPAGFKADDKLVAAAEDCIKSLDLNAVRGLIVSGDAFINGSVGLAKIRHNFPQAIAVEMEATAIAHVCHSFAVPFVVVRAISDVADQQSHLSFDEFLAIAAKQSTLMVETLVQKLARG; this comes from the coding sequence ATGAAAATCGGCATTATTGGCGCAATGGAAGAAGAAGTTACGCTGCTGCGTGACAAAATCGAAAATCGTCAGACCATCACCCTTGGCGGTAGCGAAATCTACACCGGGCAGTTGAACGGCGTTGACGTCGCGTTGCTGAAATCCGGCATTGGTAAAGTCGCCGCCGCAATGGGCGTAACCCTGTTGCTGGAGCGCTGCCAGCCGGATGTCATCATTAATACCGGTTCCGCAGGCGGCCTCGCACCGACTCTGAAAGTGGGCGATATTGTGGTCTCTGACGAAGCGCGCTACCACGATGCCGACGTCACCGCATTCGGCTACGAAATAGGTCAAATGGCCGGGTGCCCTGCGGGCTTTAAAGCGGACGACAAACTGGTTGCCGCCGCTGAAGACTGCATTAAATCTCTCGACCTGAACGCAGTTCGTGGCCTTATCGTGAGCGGCGACGCTTTCATCAACGGTTCCGTTGGGCTGGCAAAAATCCGCCACAACTTCCCGCAGGCGATTGCCGTTGAGATGGAAGCCACGGCGATTGCTCACGTTTGTCACAGCTTTGCCGTACCGTTTGTGGTCGTACGCGCAATCTCAGACGTTGCCGACCAGCAGTCCCATCTGAGCTTTGACGAGTTCCTCGCGATAGCGGCGAAGCAGTCAACGCTGATGGTTGAAACGCTAGTGCAGAAACTGGCGCGTGGCTAA
- the btuF gene encoding vitamin B12 ABC transporter substrate-binding protein BtuF: protein MAKRLMTGLLALLLSAPAWLYAAPRVISLSPANTELAFAAGITPIGVSAWSDYPAEAKNIEQVASWQGINLERIVALHPDLVLAWKEGNAERQVNQLRALGITVLWVDNHRIEDIAASLRQLAKWSPTPDKAEQAAAALLRDYTQLKAQYANAPKKRVFMQFGFNPIFTSNKSAIQNQVLEICGGENIFADSRVSWPQVSREQVLMRQPQAIVAAGDESQIPKIQHYWASQLTIPIIPLNSDWFERASPRIILAAKQLCTALEQAH, encoded by the coding sequence GTGGCTAAGCGACTCATGACAGGGCTACTGGCCCTGCTGCTTAGCGCTCCGGCGTGGCTATACGCCGCGCCGCGGGTTATCTCCCTCTCCCCAGCCAATACCGAACTGGCCTTTGCCGCCGGAATAACGCCCATCGGCGTGAGCGCCTGGTCTGACTATCCGGCCGAAGCCAAAAATATTGAGCAGGTAGCTTCCTGGCAGGGCATTAATCTGGAACGCATTGTCGCGCTGCATCCCGATCTGGTGCTGGCGTGGAAAGAAGGCAATGCCGAACGCCAGGTGAATCAACTGCGAGCGCTTGGGATCACCGTATTATGGGTCGATAACCATCGTATTGAGGACATTGCCGCCTCATTACGTCAGTTGGCGAAATGGAGTCCTACGCCCGATAAAGCCGAGCAGGCTGCCGCCGCACTGCTACGCGACTACACGCAGCTCAAAGCACAGTACGCCAACGCGCCGAAGAAACGAGTGTTTATGCAGTTTGGTTTCAATCCCATTTTCACCAGCAATAAAAGCGCGATTCAAAACCAGGTGCTGGAGATTTGCGGCGGTGAAAACATCTTCGCCGATAGCCGCGTCTCATGGCCGCAGGTGAGCCGTGAACAAGTGTTAATGCGCCAACCGCAGGCCATTGTCGCCGCAGGCGATGAGAGTCAAATTCCGAAAATTCAGCATTACTGGGCCAGTCAGCTCACAATCCCTATTATTCCCCTTAATAGTGACTGGTTTGAGCGAGCAAGCCCACGTATTATCCTCGCCGCAAAACAACTCTGTACTGCGTTAGAGCAGGCTCATTAA
- a CDS encoding TRIC cation channel family protein, with protein MLVYWLDIVGTIVFAVSGVLLAGKLRMDPFGVLVLGVVTAVGGGTIRDMALANGPVFWVKDPTDLVVAMVTCMLTIVLVRQPRRLPKWVLPVLDAVGLAVFVGIGVNKAFIAHSGPLVAICMGVVTGVGGGIIRDVLAREIPMILRTEIYATACIAGGIVHATAYYTFNIPLENASMMGMVVTLAIRLAAIRWHLKLPTFALDDNGR; from the coding sequence ATGCTGGTTTACTGGCTGGATATTGTAGGCACCATCGTTTTCGCGGTCTCTGGCGTATTGCTGGCGGGCAAGCTGCGCATGGACCCGTTTGGTGTGCTGGTGTTGGGCGTAGTCACCGCCGTCGGCGGCGGGACTATCCGGGACATGGCGTTGGCCAACGGCCCGGTATTCTGGGTTAAAGATCCAACCGACCTGGTCGTCGCCATGGTGACCTGTATGTTAACCATCGTGCTGGTGCGTCAGCCGCGCCGCTTACCCAAATGGGTGCTGCCGGTTCTGGATGCTGTCGGCCTGGCGGTATTCGTTGGCATTGGCGTCAACAAAGCGTTTATCGCTCACTCTGGGCCACTGGTTGCAATATGCATGGGTGTAGTCACCGGCGTCGGCGGCGGGATCATTCGTGACGTGCTGGCGCGTGAAATACCGATGATCCTGCGCACTGAAATCTACGCCACGGCCTGTATTGCTGGCGGCATTGTTCACGCCACGGCCTATTACACCTTCAATATTCCGCTGGAAAACGCCAGTATGATGGGGATGGTCGTCACACTCGCTATTCGCCTGGCGGCGATCCGCTGGCATCTGAAGCTGCCCACCTTCGCGCTGGATGATAACGGGCGCTAA
- the erpA gene encoding iron-sulfur cluster insertion protein ErpA, with product MSDDVVLPLEFTDAAAKKVKFLIADEENPNLKLRVYITGGGCSGFQYGFTFDDQINDGDMTIEKQGVGLVVDPMSLQYLVGGAVDYTEGLEGSRFIVTNPNATSTCGCGSSFSI from the coding sequence ATGAGTGATGACGTAGTGCTGCCGCTGGAGTTTACCGACGCCGCAGCCAAAAAAGTAAAATTCCTGATAGCGGATGAAGAAAATCCAAACCTGAAACTGCGCGTGTATATCACGGGCGGCGGTTGCAGTGGCTTCCAGTATGGTTTTACTTTTGATGACCAGATCAACGACGGCGATATGACTATCGAGAAACAGGGCGTAGGCCTGGTAGTTGACCCAATGAGCCTGCAATATCTGGTGGGCGGTGCCGTGGATTACACTGAAGGGCTGGAAGGTTCACGCTTTATCGTGACTAACCCGAACGCGACCAGCACCTGCGGCTGTGGTTCGTCGTTCAGCATCTGA
- the clcA gene encoding H(+)/Cl(-) exchange transporter ClcA, translating into MKAEITPLEAQRIVRLRRRDVVRKLLNRDKTPLMVLLSAAIVGTLVGLVGVAFEHAVNWVQNIRIGTLAQVADHWFIVWPLAFILSALLAMLGYWLVRRFAPEAGGSGIPEIEGALEELRPVRWWRVLPVKFVGGMGTLGAGMVLGREGPTVQIGGNIGRMVGDIFRQRGEESRHTLLATGAAAGLSAAFNAPLAGILFIIEEMRPQFRYSLISIKAVFVGVIMSSVVFRIFNGETPVIEVGKLTNAPVNTLWLYLVLGIIFGCVGPLFNTLVLKTQDMFFRIHGGNIKKWVLIGGLIGGGCGILGLFQPAASGGGFSLIPIAAAGNYTVGALLFLFVARVLTTLLCFSSGAPGGIFAPMLALGTLLGTAFGMAAMSLFPAYHLEAGTFAIAGMGALLAASVRAPLTGIVLVLEMTDNYQLILPMIITGLGATLLAQFLGGQPLYATILARTLAKQEAEQEAKARQSAPENT; encoded by the coding sequence ATGAAAGCTGAGATAACCCCTTTAGAGGCACAACGGATTGTTCGTTTACGCCGCCGCGATGTGGTGCGTAAACTGCTGAACCGCGATAAAACGCCGCTGATGGTGCTCTTGTCGGCGGCAATTGTCGGTACCCTGGTTGGGTTAGTGGGCGTCGCATTTGAACATGCGGTGAACTGGGTCCAAAACATTCGCATTGGCACGCTGGCGCAAGTTGCCGATCATTGGTTTATCGTCTGGCCGCTGGCATTTATTTTATCAGCCCTGCTGGCTATGCTCGGCTACTGGCTGGTACGCCGCTTTGCGCCAGAGGCTGGCGGTTCGGGGATCCCCGAAATTGAAGGTGCGTTGGAAGAACTGCGTCCGGTGCGCTGGTGGCGCGTGTTGCCGGTAAAATTTGTCGGTGGCATGGGCACGCTCGGTGCGGGTATGGTGCTTGGACGTGAAGGGCCGACGGTACAAATCGGTGGCAATATCGGGCGCATGGTCGGAGACATCTTCCGCCAGCGTGGCGAAGAGTCGCGTCATACGCTGCTGGCGACCGGTGCGGCGGCGGGGCTGTCGGCGGCCTTCAATGCGCCGCTGGCAGGCATCTTGTTTATCATCGAAGAGATGCGTCCGCAGTTTCGCTATAGCCTGATTTCGATTAAAGCGGTGTTCGTCGGCGTCATTATGTCGAGCGTGGTGTTCCGTATCTTCAATGGTGAAACGCCGGTGATTGAAGTCGGTAAACTGACCAATGCGCCGGTGAATACGCTGTGGCTGTACCTGGTGCTGGGGATTATCTTTGGTTGCGTCGGGCCGCTGTTCAACACGCTGGTGCTGAAAACCCAGGATATGTTCTTTCGCATTCATGGCGGCAATATTAAGAAATGGGTGCTGATTGGCGGTCTGATTGGCGGCGGCTGCGGCATTCTTGGACTGTTTCAACCGGCTGCGTCAGGCGGTGGATTCAGCCTTATCCCGATTGCCGCCGCAGGAAACTATACCGTTGGCGCGCTGCTGTTCTTATTTGTTGCCCGCGTATTAACCACATTGCTGTGTTTCTCTTCTGGTGCGCCTGGCGGGATTTTTGCGCCGATGCTGGCATTGGGCACGCTGCTGGGGACGGCATTTGGCATGGCGGCGATGAGTCTGTTTCCAGCCTACCATCTGGAAGCGGGCACTTTTGCTATTGCCGGAATGGGCGCGCTGTTGGCGGCCTCGGTGCGTGCTCCACTCACCGGAATCGTATTGGTGCTGGAGATGACCGATAATTACCAGCTCATTTTGCCAATGATTATTACCGGACTCGGTGCCACGCTATTAGCGCAGTTCCTCGGCGGACAGCCGCTCTACGCCACGATCCTGGCGCGAACCCTGGCCAAGCAAGAAGCCGAGCAAGAGGCGAAAGCCCGACAGTCGGCGCCGGAGAATACTTGA
- a CDS encoding PTS ascorbate transporter subunit IIC, with product MFVQNLVQLIVDILKVPSILVGLVALFGLVAQKKSFPDVIKGTVKTILGFLVLSGGAMVLVGSLTPLGDIFKQAFDVQGIIPNNEAMVSIALEKYGAPTTLIMAFGMVANIVVARFTRLKYIYLSGHVTFYMACMVAIILSVAGFEGVQLIYTGSLALGMLMAFFPAIAQPYMRKIIGSDQVALAHTGTIGYVLSGWIGSVVGKGSKSTEEMNMPKNLSFLRDSTISISLTMMIIYLVLSISAGKEYVESHFSNGQNYLVYSFIQAITFAAGVFIILQGVRLILAEIVPAFTGFSERLVPNARPALDCPIVFPYAPNAVLVGFISSFIGGLVGLFILGQLKWVLILPGVVPHFFCGATAGVFGNATGGKRGAIIGAFAHGILITFLPVALIPVLGALGLTNTTFSDTDFGVVGIILGNMARFMTPGTITMTITGIFALLVIYNFVGKKKVVVEE from the coding sequence ATGTTTGTTCAAAACTTAGTACAACTTATTGTCGATATCCTGAAGGTGCCATCAATCCTGGTCGGGTTGGTCGCATTATTCGGTTTGGTTGCCCAAAAAAAATCCTTCCCTGATGTGATTAAAGGTACCGTTAAAACGATACTGGGTTTTTTGGTGTTATCCGGCGGGGCGATGGTCCTGGTTGGCTCACTAACGCCACTCGGTGATATCTTTAAACAAGCCTTTGATGTACAGGGTATTATCCCAAACAACGAAGCCATGGTCTCCATTGCGCTGGAGAAATATGGTGCGCCTACTACGCTGATTATGGCGTTTGGTATGGTCGCGAATATCGTTGTTGCTCGTTTCACACGATTGAAATATATCTACCTTTCCGGGCATGTGACCTTCTACATGGCCTGTATGGTGGCGATTATTCTCTCTGTTGCTGGTTTCGAAGGCGTACAGCTTATTTATACCGGTTCGCTGGCGCTGGGTATGCTGATGGCCTTTTTTCCTGCCATTGCGCAACCTTATATGCGTAAAATTATCGGTAGCGATCAGGTTGCTTTGGCGCACACCGGTACGATTGGCTACGTGCTTTCTGGATGGATTGGCTCTGTCGTCGGTAAAGGTTCTAAATCTACCGAAGAGATGAATATGCCTAAGAACCTGAGCTTCTTACGCGATAGTACGATTTCAATCTCGCTGACCATGATGATCATTTATCTGGTGCTGTCGATTTCAGCCGGTAAAGAGTACGTTGAAAGTCATTTCAGTAACGGTCAGAACTACCTGGTGTACTCGTTTATTCAGGCGATCACGTTTGCGGCTGGGGTATTCATTATCCTGCAAGGGGTGCGTTTAATCCTGGCTGAGATCGTGCCAGCGTTTACCGGCTTCTCTGAACGTCTGGTCCCGAATGCACGACCAGCGCTGGATTGCCCAATTGTTTTCCCCTATGCCCCTAATGCGGTATTGGTTGGCTTTATTTCGAGCTTTATCGGCGGGCTGGTTGGGCTGTTTATTCTGGGCCAACTGAAATGGGTACTTATTCTTCCAGGCGTTGTTCCTCACTTCTTCTGTGGTGCGACTGCGGGCGTGTTTGGTAATGCGACTGGCGGGAAACGCGGCGCGATTATCGGGGCATTTGCGCACGGTATTCTCATCACGTTCTTACCTGTTGCGCTGATTCCGGTGCTCGGTGCGCTCGGGTTAACCAACACCACGTTCTCCGATACCGATTTCGGCGTCGTCGGGATTATCCTTGGCAACATGGCTCGTTTTATGACGCCAGGCACGATAACCATGACGATTACTGGTATCTTTGCCCTGCTGGTTATCTATAACTTTGTCGGCAAAAAGAAAGTTGTTGTTGAAGAGTAA
- a CDS encoding PTS sugar transporter subunit IIB, translated as MKIMAVCGSGLGSSFMMEMNIKKVLKKINVTADVDHSDLGSVTPDLADVFVMAKDIAFSANLPADKVIIINNIIDLNEVEQKIKDYFDQQ; from the coding sequence ATGAAAATCATGGCGGTATGTGGCTCCGGTCTGGGTAGCAGCTTTATGATGGAAATGAACATCAAGAAAGTGCTCAAAAAAATTAATGTGACGGCTGACGTTGACCATTCTGATTTGGGTTCAGTAACCCCGGATCTGGCGGATGTTTTCGTGATGGCAAAAGACATCGCCTTCAGCGCCAACCTTCCAGCCGATAAAGTTATTATTATCAATAATATTATCGACTTGAACGAAGTTGAACAAAAAATAAAAGACTACTTTGATCAGCAATAA
- a CDS encoding PTS sugar transporter subunit IIA produces the protein MPTLSNWLNKDKVQYVESVADWKEAIQIAGRPLLEEGAISPAYIDSIIKQKEEIGPYFVIAPRIAMPHTRPEQGAMALGLSIVKLGQAVEFHSEENDPVDAIFMFSAPDSNSHIEMISQLAEVLSDDEVMQQIFDSKSSAQLQAILLGEAPASC, from the coding sequence ATGCCAACATTATCTAACTGGCTGAATAAAGACAAAGTTCAGTATGTTGAGTCCGTCGCGGACTGGAAAGAAGCGATTCAGATTGCAGGTCGTCCACTGCTGGAGGAAGGGGCGATTTCCCCGGCCTATATCGATTCGATTATCAAACAGAAAGAAGAGATCGGTCCCTATTTTGTTATTGCACCACGTATTGCGATGCCGCATACGCGGCCAGAACAGGGGGCAATGGCGCTGGGATTGTCTATTGTGAAACTGGGTCAGGCGGTGGAGTTTCATTCTGAAGAAAACGATCCGGTTGATGCGATTTTTATGTTCTCAGCACCGGACAGTAACAGCCATATTGAAATGATTTCGCAGTTGGCCGAAGTGCTTTCTGATGACGAAGTCATGCAGCAAATTTTTGATAGCAAAAGTTCAGCGCAGTTGCAGGCGATTTTGCTCGGTGAAGCGCCAGCTTCTTGTTAA